From the Microbacterium thalassium genome, one window contains:
- the aroQ gene encoding type II 3-dehydroquinate dehydratase: MSAPRRLLLVNGPNLNLLGTREPAIYGSATLADVERLVSEAAAARGFDVRAVQSNHEGVLIDAIHAAREDCAGIVINPGGLTHTSIVLRDALSGVGLPVAEVHISNVYDREEFRHHSYVKDVAVVHVIGEGVPGYATATTRLIEVIAGSAEG; encoded by the coding sequence ATGAGCGCGCCGCGCAGGCTCCTGCTGGTCAACGGCCCGAACCTCAACCTGCTCGGCACCCGCGAGCCGGCGATCTACGGCTCGGCGACCCTCGCCGACGTCGAGCGCCTCGTGTCCGAGGCGGCCGCCGCGCGCGGCTTCGACGTGCGGGCGGTGCAGAGCAACCACGAGGGCGTGCTGATCGACGCCATCCACGCCGCCCGCGAGGACTGCGCGGGCATCGTCATCAACCCCGGCGGGCTCACGCACACCTCGATCGTGCTGCGCGACGCCCTCTCGGGCGTCGGCCTCCCCGTCGCGGAGGTGCACATCTCCAACGTCTACGACCGCGAGGAGTTCCGCCATCACTCGTACGTGAAGGATGTCGCCGTCGTGCACGTCATCGGCGAGGGAGTGCCCGGGTACGCGACCGCGACGACTCGCCTGATCGAGGTCATCGCCGGCTCCGCCGAGGGCTGA
- a CDS encoding Rieske 2Fe-2S domain-containing protein, with amino-acid sequence MRITGLGHAGMFIETAGGSILCDPVVKPSFFGSWFVFPDNRALDWERFGKADFLYISHRHRDHFDPWFLETYVSKDVKVLLPEYPTDDLEQDIRALGYENIVYTQAGVPLEYGDLKIMVTPLRAPSDGPIGDSSLSVDDGTASILNQNDSHPLDLEKLLAFSKPEAYFTQTSGAIWWPMVYDLPHDAKQNFAKLKRDAQNKRAMYYIEKVDAAHVFPMAGPPMFLREELFRYNGYGLEDDSIFTDSVQFLEHMNQQRPEQAGHLFIPGTVVDMNAGELTVMQTLYSDADIERVYRDKWSYLAEQRDSRQDEITAEEATRAEVLPPAEILAAIKAWWEPLLRRARTIRNGVGGNVRFRIGDLDMVVDFPKAKVREYAGEECVYWYTIPADLVSTNIRDHEIDWSNSIFLSMQFEVGRSGKFNEFLTTFLKCLSRDRIEYVENWYAEQTDQTEDVQLEEWVVQRRCPHLRADLSKTGKIEDGVLTCSLHDWKWDLESGKCLTSQGHEIRSHQAAHARHEDAASPAA; translated from the coding sequence ATGCGGATCACGGGCCTCGGGCACGCCGGGATGTTCATCGAGACGGCAGGGGGCAGCATCCTGTGCGACCCGGTCGTGAAGCCCTCGTTCTTCGGTTCGTGGTTCGTCTTCCCCGACAACCGCGCCCTCGACTGGGAGCGCTTCGGCAAGGCCGACTTCCTGTACATCTCGCACCGCCACCGCGACCACTTCGACCCGTGGTTCCTCGAGACCTACGTCTCCAAGGACGTCAAGGTCCTGCTGCCGGAGTACCCGACCGACGACCTCGAGCAGGACATCCGCGCGCTCGGGTACGAGAACATCGTCTACACGCAGGCCGGCGTCCCGCTCGAATACGGCGACCTGAAGATCATGGTCACGCCCCTGAGGGCGCCCTCGGACGGCCCCATCGGCGATTCCTCGCTGTCGGTCGACGACGGCACGGCGTCGATCCTGAACCAGAACGACTCCCACCCCCTCGACCTCGAGAAGCTGCTGGCGTTCTCGAAGCCCGAGGCCTACTTCACGCAGACGTCGGGCGCGATCTGGTGGCCGATGGTCTACGACCTGCCCCACGACGCCAAGCAGAACTTCGCGAAGCTCAAGCGCGACGCGCAGAACAAGCGCGCGATGTACTACATCGAGAAGGTCGATGCCGCGCACGTGTTCCCGATGGCGGGTCCGCCGATGTTCCTGCGCGAGGAGCTGTTCCGCTACAACGGCTACGGGCTCGAGGACGACTCGATCTTCACCGACTCGGTTCAGTTCCTCGAGCACATGAATCAGCAGCGCCCCGAGCAGGCGGGTCACCTGTTCATCCCCGGCACCGTCGTGGACATGAACGCCGGCGAGCTCACCGTCATGCAGACGCTCTACTCGGATGCCGACATCGAGCGCGTCTACCGCGACAAGTGGAGCTACCTGGCCGAGCAGCGCGACAGCCGTCAGGACGAGATCACCGCCGAGGAGGCCACGCGCGCGGAGGTGCTGCCGCCTGCCGAGATCCTCGCGGCGATCAAGGCGTGGTGGGAGCCGCTGCTGCGCCGCGCGCGCACGATCCGGAACGGCGTGGGCGGCAACGTCCGGTTCCGCATCGGGGACCTGGACATGGTGGTCGACTTCCCCAAGGCGAAGGTGCGCGAGTACGCCGGCGAGGAGTGCGTGTACTGGTACACGATCCCCGCGGACCTCGTCTCGACCAACATCCGCGATCACGAGATCGACTGGTCGAACTCGATCTTCCTGTCGATGCAGTTCGAGGTCGGGCGCAGCGGCAAGTTCAACGAGTTCCTGACGACGTTCCTGAAGTGCCTGTCGCGGGACCGCATCGAGTACGTCGAGAACTGGTACGCGGAGCAGACCGACCAGACCGAGGACGTGCAGCTCGAGGAGTGGGTCGTCCAGCGACGCTGCCCGCACCTGCGCGCCGATCTCAGCAAGACCGGCAAGATCGAGGACGGCGTGCTCACGTGCAGCCTCCACGACTGGAAGTGGGACCTCGAAAGCGGCAAGTGCCTGACGTCGCAGGGACACGAGATCCGCTCGCACCAGGCGGCCCACGCGCGGCACGAGGACGCGGCATCGCCGGCCGCCTGA
- the efp gene encoding elongation factor P has translation MASTADIKNGVVLSIDGQLWNVVEFQHVKPGKGGAFVRTKLKNVISGKVVDKTYNAGAKVDIQNVDRRDYQYLYNDGESFVFMDLDDYDQINVPATVVGDAANFMLENQNVTIALHDGNPLYLDLPASVVLEITYTEPGLQGDRSSAGTKAATVETGYEIQVPLFLETGTKVKVDTRTGDYLGRVN, from the coding sequence ATGGCTTCCACCGCAGACATCAAGAACGGCGTCGTCCTCAGCATCGACGGACAGCTCTGGAACGTCGTGGAGTTCCAGCACGTCAAGCCCGGCAAGGGCGGCGCCTTCGTGCGCACGAAGCTGAAGAACGTCATCAGCGGCAAGGTCGTCGACAAGACCTACAACGCCGGCGCCAAGGTCGACATCCAGAACGTCGACCGCCGCGACTACCAGTACCTGTACAACGACGGCGAGAGCTTCGTGTTCATGGACCTGGACGACTACGACCAGATCAACGTGCCCGCCACCGTCGTCGGCGACGCGGCGAACTTCATGCTCGAGAACCAGAACGTCACGATCGCGCTGCACGACGGGAACCCCCTGTACCTCGACCTGCCGGCCTCGGTCGTGCTCGAGATCACGTACACCGAGCCGGGTCTCCAGGGCGACCGCTCGTCGGCGGGCACCAAGGCCGCGACCGTCGAGACCGGCTACGAGATCCAGGTCCCGCTGTTCCTCGAGACCGGCACGAAGGTCAAGGTCGACACCCGCACGGGCGACTACCTCGGCCGTGTGAACTGA
- a CDS encoding dihydroorotase gives MTEVLLFRGAQIEGSGAADILVEDGRIAAVGPDASRAGATVVDVDGLLVLPGLVDLHTHLREPGYEASETVLTGTRAAAAGGYTAVFAMPNTSPVADTAGVVEQELALGEAAGFATVQPIGAVTVGQKGERLAELGAMAESRANVRVFSDDGFCVWDPLIMRRALEYVKAFDGVIAQHAQDPRLTEGAQMNEGSVSAELGLAGWPAVAEESIIARDVLLAEHVGSRLHVCHLSTAGSVDIIRWAKKRGIDVTAEVTPHHLLLTDELVRGYDPRFKVNPPLRSEEDVMAVREGLADGTIDIVATDHAPHPAEAKACEWQAAANGMVGLESALRVVHATMVDTGLITWGDVARVMSREPARIGRLADHGTPITAGQPASLTFYDPRPVRAFGQDDLRGRSANSPYLGRELPGEVRWTLHAGVPTVADGALLDAPGVRA, from the coding sequence ATGACCGAGGTCCTCTTGTTCCGAGGCGCCCAGATCGAAGGGTCCGGCGCCGCCGACATCCTGGTCGAGGACGGGCGGATCGCCGCCGTCGGCCCGGACGCGAGCCGCGCCGGCGCCACCGTCGTCGATGTCGACGGGCTGCTGGTCCTGCCCGGGCTGGTCGATCTGCACACGCACCTGCGCGAGCCCGGATACGAGGCGTCCGAGACCGTCCTCACCGGCACCCGCGCGGCGGCGGCCGGCGGCTACACCGCCGTGTTCGCCATGCCCAACACCTCCCCGGTCGCCGACACGGCGGGCGTCGTCGAGCAGGAGCTCGCCCTCGGCGAGGCGGCCGGCTTCGCCACCGTCCAGCCCATCGGCGCCGTCACCGTGGGCCAGAAGGGCGAGCGCCTCGCGGAGCTCGGCGCCATGGCCGAGTCGCGGGCGAACGTGCGCGTCTTCAGCGACGACGGCTTCTGCGTGTGGGATCCGCTCATCATGCGCCGCGCGCTGGAGTACGTGAAGGCCTTCGACGGCGTCATCGCCCAGCACGCGCAGGACCCGCGCCTGACCGAGGGCGCCCAGATGAACGAGGGATCCGTCTCGGCCGAGCTCGGGCTGGCCGGGTGGCCCGCCGTCGCCGAGGAGTCCATCATCGCCCGCGACGTGCTGCTGGCCGAGCACGTCGGCTCGCGTCTGCACGTGTGCCACCTGTCGACCGCCGGGTCGGTGGACATCATCCGCTGGGCCAAGAAGCGCGGCATCGACGTCACCGCCGAGGTCACGCCCCACCACCTCCTGCTGACCGACGAGCTCGTGCGCGGCTACGACCCCCGCTTCAAGGTGAACCCTCCGCTGCGCAGCGAAGAGGACGTCATGGCGGTCCGCGAGGGCCTCGCCGACGGCACGATCGACATCGTCGCCACCGACCACGCACCGCACCCCGCCGAGGCCAAGGCCTGCGAGTGGCAGGCGGCCGCCAACGGCATGGTGGGCCTCGAGAGCGCGCTGCGCGTCGTCCACGCGACGATGGTCGACACGGGCCTCATCACGTGGGGCGACGTGGCGCGCGTCATGTCGCGCGAGCCCGCGCGCATCGGCCGGCTCGCCGACCACGGCACGCCCATCACCGCGGGCCAGCCGGCGTCGCTGACGTTCTACGACCCCCGCCCCGTCCGCGCCTTCGGACAGGACGATCTGCGCGGCCGCAGCGCGAACTCGCCCTATCTCGGGCGGGAGCTGCCGGGCGAGGTGCGCTGGACGCTGCACGCCGGCGTGCCGACCGTCGCCGACGGCGCGCTGCTGGACGCCCCCGGGGTGCGCGCATGA
- a CDS encoding aspartate carbamoyltransferase catalytic subunit, which produces MRNLLDTRTLSREDAIGILDVAEDMADTQRREVKKLPTLRGKTVVNLFFEDSTRTRISFEAAAKRLSADVINFSAKGSSVSKGESLQDTAQTLQAMGADAVVIRHGASGAPRTLATSGWITAGVVNAGDGTHEHPTQALLDAFTMRKRRFGSDSRGRDLAGVRVTIVGDILHSRVARSNVWLLTTLGAEVTLVAPATLVPQDVSAWPVTVVYDLDEAIAAGPDVLMMLRIQLERMNAAYFPTEREYSRRWGLDAGRLHTLGPDSIVMHPGPMNRGLEISADAADSPRSTVLEQVANGVSVRMAVLYLLLAGSDPRDEKGDAR; this is translated from the coding sequence ATGAGGAACCTGCTCGACACCCGCACGCTCTCGCGCGAGGACGCGATCGGGATCCTCGACGTCGCCGAGGACATGGCCGACACGCAGCGGCGCGAGGTCAAGAAGCTGCCGACGCTGCGCGGCAAGACCGTCGTGAACCTGTTCTTCGAGGACTCCACGCGCACGCGCATCTCGTTCGAGGCCGCCGCCAAGCGCCTGTCGGCCGACGTCATCAACTTCTCCGCGAAGGGCTCGAGCGTCTCGAAGGGCGAGTCCCTGCAGGACACGGCGCAGACCCTCCAGGCGATGGGCGCGGATGCCGTCGTCATCCGCCACGGCGCGTCGGGCGCCCCGCGCACCCTCGCCACGAGCGGCTGGATCACCGCCGGCGTGGTCAACGCCGGGGACGGCACCCACGAGCACCCCACCCAGGCGCTTCTGGACGCCTTCACGATGCGCAAGCGCCGGTTCGGGTCCGACAGCCGCGGACGCGATCTCGCGGGCGTCCGCGTGACGATCGTGGGCGACATCCTGCACTCGCGCGTCGCGCGCTCGAACGTGTGGCTGCTGACGACCCTCGGCGCCGAGGTGACGCTCGTCGCCCCGGCGACGCTCGTTCCGCAGGACGTCTCGGCGTGGCCGGTCACCGTCGTGTACGACCTCGACGAGGCGATCGCGGCCGGCCCCGACGTGCTCATGATGCTGCGCATCCAGCTGGAGCGCATGAACGCCGCGTATTTCCCGACTGAACGGGAGTATTCCCGGCGCTGGGGACTCGACGCCGGGCGACTTCACACCCTCGGCCCGGATAGCATTGTCATGCACCCCGGCCCGATGAACCGCGGCCTGGAGATCTCCGCCGACGCTGCCGATTCGCCTCGCTCGACGGTCCTCGAGCAGGTGGCGAACGGCGTCTCGGTGCGGATGGCGGTGCTGTATCTGCTGCTGGCGGGCTCCGACCCGCGCGATGAGAAGGGGGACGCACGATGA
- a CDS encoding DEAD/DEAH box helicase, translated as MRSDDSATAAWRSVVTPRDVPDEGTPLALGVDLLVRSRDGSPWAPKRLTPATARTARTLPDDIVLGVRPLMPGSAAGSWVKGDVSWDAVRRPGDRFAERPARWFAQLHSIARELRTLSTYSDLADWLVLDTVDSDLLWPHLARARENGVAIVGARPRTRVRLARDADVSVLIDRGADGGYTLTPRVRIDGDDADAARARAIGATGIHVHRFSGAELDLVLAHAELGQTARRLLASPGPVAVPRADAAEFLAGHAARLARRERVAAGDGVTVPDPAPPALAISVTHRAPGDVLVELSWEYAGLGRRGLRAEPGEPDREHAAERALLDELAPLWQHVWDDGPTDALTLRDADAAEFCERVLPALRGVDRVDVVTRGTAPRYHELDGVPEISVTAVESSDPDWFDLGIVVTIDGRRIPFGDLFTALAMRRKRMMLSDGAHFSLAHPALDRLRDLIDDAADVVEWEPGARVSRYQLAVWADFEDLADQAQPAVSWRRTVEGLRDLEAVPATPVPAGVRAELRPYQKHGYDWLTFLWRSRLGGILADDMGLGKTLQALGLIAHMRESGEERPVLVVAPTSVLGTWRDEAARFAPGLRVHVADATRARADVALADAARASDIVVTSYAILRLDESAFADVDWAAAILDEAQAVKNPATRVHRAALALRADAIFALTGTPVENGLADLWALLALTSPGLFPSAPRFRRDYIGPIEDGKVPENAEGGPYRAARLDRLRRRIRPFVLRRTKERVAAELPPKQEQVLHVELSAAHRAVYDTILQRERQKVLGLLPDLDRNRFIVFRSITLLRMLSLAPELVDAGDGRIRSAKLDALVAQLDELAAEGHRALVFSQFTSFLDIVQRRLDADGIASARLDGSTRRRDDVVDGFRRGDAPVFLVSLKAGGVGLTLTEADYVFLLDPWWNPAAEAQAIDRTHRIGQDAPVMVYRLVAAGTIEEKVLALQQRKARLIHAVMDDDDLFARSLTADDVRDLLSP; from the coding sequence ATGCGCTCCGATGACTCCGCGACCGCCGCGTGGCGGAGTGTCGTCACCCCGCGCGACGTCCCGGACGAGGGGACTCCCCTCGCGCTCGGGGTCGATCTGCTCGTGCGTTCGCGCGACGGCTCGCCGTGGGCGCCCAAGCGCCTCACCCCGGCGACGGCGCGCACCGCCCGGACCCTCCCCGACGACATCGTCCTCGGAGTCCGCCCGCTCATGCCGGGCTCCGCGGCCGGCTCGTGGGTCAAGGGCGACGTGTCATGGGATGCCGTCCGGCGTCCCGGCGACCGCTTCGCCGAGCGACCGGCCCGATGGTTCGCACAGCTGCACAGCATCGCGCGCGAGCTGCGGACCCTGTCCACCTACTCGGACCTCGCGGACTGGCTCGTACTCGACACGGTCGACTCCGACCTGCTCTGGCCGCATCTCGCCCGGGCCCGGGAGAACGGCGTCGCGATCGTGGGAGCCCGACCGCGCACCCGTGTGCGTCTCGCCCGCGACGCGGACGTGAGCGTCCTCATCGACCGCGGCGCCGACGGCGGCTACACCCTCACCCCGCGCGTGCGCATCGACGGCGACGACGCGGATGCCGCGCGCGCACGCGCCATCGGCGCGACCGGCATCCACGTCCACCGCTTCTCGGGCGCGGAGCTCGACCTCGTGCTGGCGCACGCCGAGCTCGGGCAGACAGCGCGGCGACTGCTCGCGTCCCCCGGGCCGGTCGCGGTGCCGCGCGCAGACGCGGCGGAGTTCCTCGCCGGGCACGCCGCGCGTCTCGCGCGACGCGAGCGGGTCGCCGCGGGCGACGGCGTGACGGTGCCCGACCCCGCGCCCCCGGCGCTCGCGATCTCGGTGACCCACCGCGCGCCGGGCGACGTGCTCGTGGAGCTGTCGTGGGAGTACGCGGGGCTCGGGCGACGGGGCTTGCGCGCGGAACCGGGGGAGCCCGATCGCGAGCACGCGGCCGAGCGGGCCCTGCTCGACGAGCTCGCGCCCCTCTGGCAGCACGTGTGGGACGACGGCCCGACCGACGCCCTGACCCTGCGGGACGCCGACGCCGCCGAGTTCTGCGAGCGCGTGCTCCCGGCGCTGCGCGGGGTCGACCGCGTGGACGTCGTCACCCGCGGAACCGCGCCCCGCTACCACGAGCTCGACGGCGTTCCCGAGATCTCGGTGACCGCTGTCGAGAGCTCGGACCCCGACTGGTTCGACCTCGGGATCGTCGTGACCATCGACGGCCGCCGCATCCCGTTCGGAGACCTGTTCACCGCGCTCGCGATGCGGCGCAAGCGCATGATGCTGTCCGACGGGGCGCACTTCTCGCTGGCCCACCCCGCCCTGGACCGCCTGCGCGACCTCATCGACGACGCCGCGGACGTCGTCGAGTGGGAGCCCGGCGCGCGCGTCAGCCGGTATCAGCTGGCGGTGTGGGCGGACTTCGAGGATCTGGCCGACCAGGCCCAGCCCGCGGTGTCGTGGCGGCGCACCGTCGAGGGCCTGCGGGATCTCGAGGCGGTCCCCGCGACGCCGGTGCCGGCGGGGGTCCGAGCCGAGCTGCGCCCGTACCAGAAGCACGGCTACGACTGGCTGACGTTCCTGTGGCGCAGCCGGCTCGGCGGGATCCTCGCCGACGACATGGGTCTGGGCAAGACCCTTCAGGCGCTCGGACTGATCGCCCACATGCGCGAGTCCGGCGAGGAGCGACCGGTCCTCGTCGTCGCGCCCACGAGCGTCCTCGGCACGTGGCGCGACGAGGCCGCCCGCTTCGCGCCGGGCCTGCGGGTGCACGTCGCCGACGCGACACGGGCACGCGCCGACGTCGCGCTCGCCGACGCCGCGCGCGCGTCCGACATCGTCGTGACCTCGTACGCGATCCTGCGCCTCGACGAGTCCGCGTTCGCCGACGTCGACTGGGCCGCCGCGATCCTCGACGAGGCGCAGGCGGTGAAGAACCCGGCCACGCGCGTGCACCGGGCGGCCCTCGCCCTGCGCGCCGACGCGATCTTCGCCCTCACCGGCACGCCCGTCGAGAACGGCCTCGCCGACCTGTGGGCGCTGCTGGCGCTCACCTCGCCCGGGCTGTTCCCGTCCGCTCCGAGATTCCGCCGCGATTACATCGGGCCCATCGAGGACGGCAAGGTCCCCGAGAACGCCGAGGGCGGGCCGTACCGTGCGGCGCGGCTGGACCGCCTGCGGCGTCGCATCCGCCCGTTCGTCCTGCGGCGGACCAAGGAGCGGGTGGCCGCCGAGCTGCCGCCCAAGCAGGAGCAGGTGCTGCACGTGGAGCTCAGCGCCGCGCACCGCGCCGTCTACGACACGATCCTGCAGCGCGAGCGACAGAAGGTGCTGGGGCTGCTGCCCGATCTCGACCGCAACCGGTTCATCGTGTTCCGGTCGATCACGCTGCTGCGCATGCTCAGCCTCGCTCCCGAACTGGTCGACGCGGGGGACGGCCGCATCCGATCCGCCAAGCTCGACGCGCTCGTCGCCCAGCTGGACGAACTCGCCGCCGAAGGACATCGAGCGCTCGTGTTCAGTCAGTTCACGTCGTTCCTCGACATCGTCCAGCGACGCCTCGACGCCGACGGGATCGCGTCCGCCCGGCTCGACGGCTCGACGAGGCGCCGCGACGATGTCGTGGACGGATTCCGCCGCGGCGACGCGCCGGTGTTCCTGGTCAGCCTCAAGGCCGGAGGCGTGGGCCTGACCCTCACCGAGGCGGACTACGTGTTCCTGCTCGACCCGTGGTGGAATCCCGCCGCGGAGGCGCAGGCGATCGACCGCACCCACCGCATCGGCCAGGACGCGCCCGTGATGGTCTATCGCCTCGTGGCGGCGGGCACGATCGAGGAGAAGGTCCTGGCCCTGCAGCAGCGCAAGGCACGCCTGATCCATGCCGTCATGGACGACGACGACCTGTTCGCGCGGTCGCTCACGGCCGACGACGTCCGCGATCTGCTCTCGCCCTGA
- the pyrR gene encoding bifunctional pyr operon transcriptional regulator/uracil phosphoribosyltransferase PyrR — protein MSTRTVLHEADIARALTRIAHEILESNKGPDDLVILGIPTRGVELATRIAELVTRFGGRPVAVGALDVTMYRDDLHRNPTRTPRPTQIPGEGIDDKVVVLVDDVLFSGRTIRAALDAIKDIGRPRAVRLASLIDRGHRDLPIRPDFVGKNLPSARDERVNVRLAEVDGIEEVTIES, from the coding sequence ATGAGCACGCGCACCGTGCTGCATGAGGCCGACATCGCCCGTGCCCTGACTCGGATCGCACACGAGATCCTCGAGTCCAACAAGGGCCCCGACGACCTGGTGATCCTCGGGATCCCGACGCGCGGGGTCGAACTCGCGACCCGCATCGCCGAGCTGGTGACCCGATTCGGCGGCCGGCCGGTCGCGGTCGGCGCGCTCGACGTGACGATGTACCGCGACGATCTGCACCGAAATCCCACGCGCACGCCCCGACCGACGCAGATCCCGGGGGAGGGCATCGACGACAAGGTCGTGGTGCTCGTCGACGACGTGCTGTTCTCGGGCCGCACCATCCGCGCGGCGCTCGATGCGATCAAGGACATCGGCCGGCCCCGCGCCGTGCGCCTGGCGTCGCTCATCGACCGCGGCCACCGCGATCTGCCGATCCGCCCCGACTTCGTCGGCAAGAACCTGCCGAGCGCCCGCGACGAACGCGTCAACGTGCGCCTCGCCGAGGTCGACGGCATCGAGGAGGTGACGATCGAGTCATGA
- the nusB gene encoding transcription antitermination factor NusB, translating to MSARTKARKRALDILFQADVRGEELPAILAAEAKRAAGEPAREASWLYAREIIDGIIDNRDAIDEQITTFAKDWSLARMPAVDRALLRIGVWEVLHNDDVPTAVAIDEAVELAKEFSTEESGAFVHGVLARVARAS from the coding sequence ATGAGTGCCCGTACGAAGGCGCGCAAGCGCGCGCTCGACATCCTCTTCCAGGCAGACGTCCGCGGCGAGGAGCTTCCCGCGATCCTCGCCGCCGAGGCCAAGCGCGCCGCCGGCGAGCCCGCCCGCGAGGCCTCGTGGCTGTACGCCCGCGAGATCATCGACGGCATCATCGACAACCGCGACGCCATCGACGAGCAGATCACGACCTTCGCCAAGGACTGGTCGCTCGCCCGCATGCCCGCCGTCGACCGCGCGCTGCTGCGCATCGGCGTGTGGGAGGTCCTCCACAACGACGACGTGCCCACCGCGGTCGCGATCGACGAGGCCGTGGAGCTGGCCAAGGAGTTCTCGACCGAGGAGTCCGGGGCGTTCGTCCACGGGGTCCTCGCCCGCGTCGCTCGCGCGTCCTGA
- the carA gene encoding glutamine-hydrolyzing carbamoyl-phosphate synthase small subunit — protein MTSQFQSDPAVLVLEDGTRYHGRAYGARGTTLGEVVFATGMTGYQETLTDPSYAGQIVLQTAPHIGNTGVNDEDPESRRIWVAGYIVRDPSRVVSNWRADESLDAALERDGIVGISGIDTRAVTRRIRSEGSMRGAVFSGEAAALSEDEQLRLVREAPEMAGQNLSGAVSVEAAEVTPATAERIGSLAVLDLGVKQATVDNLAARGFDVHVMPQTSTIDEILAIDPVAVFYSNGPGDPAASDAHVELLRSVLDHRLPFFGICFGNQLLGRALGFGTYKLPFGHRGINQPVRDKATGRVEITAHNHGFAVDAPTDGVIDSPHGYGRVEVSHVGLNDDCVEGLRALDIPAFSVQYHPEAAAGPHDANYLFDRFRDLVVATQETQKNA, from the coding sequence ATGACATCCCAGTTCCAGTCCGACCCCGCCGTGCTCGTCCTCGAAGACGGCACGCGCTACCACGGGCGCGCGTACGGCGCCCGCGGCACGACGCTCGGCGAGGTGGTCTTCGCCACCGGCATGACCGGCTACCAGGAGACCCTCACCGATCCGTCGTACGCGGGCCAGATCGTGCTGCAGACCGCACCGCACATCGGCAACACCGGCGTCAACGACGAGGACCCCGAGTCGCGCCGCATCTGGGTCGCCGGCTACATCGTGCGCGACCCCTCGCGCGTCGTCTCCAACTGGCGCGCGGACGAGTCCCTCGACGCGGCGCTCGAGCGCGACGGCATCGTGGGGATCTCAGGCATCGACACGCGCGCCGTGACCCGCCGCATCCGCTCCGAGGGCAGCATGCGCGGCGCGGTCTTCTCGGGCGAGGCCGCGGCCCTGTCCGAGGACGAGCAGCTGCGCCTCGTGCGCGAGGCTCCCGAGATGGCCGGCCAGAACCTGTCCGGCGCCGTCTCGGTCGAAGCCGCCGAGGTGACGCCCGCGACGGCCGAGCGGATCGGCAGCCTCGCCGTGCTCGACCTCGGCGTCAAGCAGGCCACGGTCGACAACCTCGCCGCCCGCGGCTTCGACGTGCACGTCATGCCGCAGACGTCGACGATCGACGAGATCCTCGCGATCGACCCGGTCGCCGTCTTCTACTCGAACGGTCCCGGCGACCCGGCGGCCTCGGACGCCCACGTGGAGCTGCTGCGCTCGGTGCTCGATCACCGGCTGCCGTTCTTCGGCATCTGCTTCGGCAACCAGCTGCTGGGCCGGGCCCTCGGGTTCGGCACCTACAAGCTGCCCTTCGGCCACCGCGGCATCAACCAGCCGGTGCGCGACAAGGCGACGGGACGCGTGGAGATCACGGCCCACAACCACGGCTTCGCCGTGGACGCCCCCACCGACGGCGTCATCGACAGCCCGCACGGCTACGGTCGCGTCGAGGTGAGCCACGTCGGCCTCAACGACGACTGCGTCGAGGGGCTGCGCGCCCTCGACATCCCCGCGTTCTCGGTGCAGTACCACCCCGAGGCGGCCGCCGGCCCCCACGACGCCAACTACCTGTTCGACCGCTTCCGCGACCTGGTCGTCGCGACCCAGGAGACCCAGAAGAATGCCTAA